The following proteins are encoded in a genomic region of Oncorhynchus keta strain PuntledgeMale-10-30-2019 unplaced genomic scaffold, Oket_V2 Un_contig_24821_pilon_pilon, whole genome shotgun sequence:
- the LOC127922170 gene encoding uncharacterized protein LOC127922170, producing MSPYTSLYQHQRHHRSVPCPPTPVSISINVITGQSPVPLHQSLSASTSSQVSPLSPYTSLYQHQRHHRSVPCPPTPVSISINVITGQSPVPLHQSLSASTSSQVSPLSPYTSLYQHQRHHRSVPCPPTPVSISINVITGQSPVPQHQSLSASTSSQVSPLSPYTSLYQHQRLHRSVPCPPTPVSISINVITGQSHVPLHQSLLASTSSQVSPLSPYTSLYQHQRHHRSVPCPPTPVSISINVITGQSPVPLHQSLSASTSS from the exons atgtccccctacaccagtctctatcagcatcaacgtcatcacaggtcagtcccctgtccccctacaccagtctctatcagcatcaacgtcatcacag gtcagtcccctgtccccctacaccagtctctatcagcatcaacgtcatcacaggtcagtcccctgtccccctacaccagtctctatcagcatcaacgtcatcacaggtcagtcccctgtccccctacaccagtctctatcagcatcaacgtcatcacaggtcagtcccctgtccccctacaccagtctctatcagcatcaacgtcatcacag gtcagtcccctgtccccctacaccagtctctatcagcatcaacgtcatcacaggtcagtcccctgtccccctacaccagtctctatcagcatcaacgtcatcacaggtcagtcccctgtcccccaacaccagtctctatcagcatcaacgtcttcacaggtcagtcccctgtccccctacaccagtctctatcagcatcaacgtcttcacaggtcagtcccctgtccccctacaccagtctctatcagcatcaacgtcatcacaggtcagtcccatgtccccctacaccagtctctattagcatcaacgtcatcacaggtcagtcccctgtccccctacaccagtctctatcagcatcaacgtcatcacaggtcagtcccctgtccccctacaccagtctctatcagcatcaacgtcatcacag gtcagtcccctgtccccctacaccagtctctatcagcatcaacgtcatcataG